A window of the Gossypium hirsutum isolate 1008001.06 chromosome A03, Gossypium_hirsutum_v2.1, whole genome shotgun sequence genome harbors these coding sequences:
- the LOC107886141 gene encoding pentatricopeptide repeat-containing protein At1g74630 isoform X1 has translation MNNAPHHCLSLLTSCKTLKILKQIHASLVKTGHHSDPFFAGKLILHSAVTVPGALHYARRFFLNFPIPDVFMYNTLIRGFSESGIPQNSIFTFIDMCGKSLVPPDSFSFAFVLKAAANHGSLRTGIQLHCQALIHGFETHLFVGTTLISMYGECGSVYFAKKVFDQMREPNVVAWNAVITACFRCGDVKGARKMFDMMPFKNSTSSNVILAGYAKAGEMEIARKVFWDMKVKDDVSWSTMIAGLAHNGFFDEAFAYFRELRMIGLRPNEVSLTGVLSGCAQVGASEFGKILHGFIEKSGFNWIPTVNNALVDMYARCGNVGMARLVFRSMLHKSVVSWTSMIEGLAMHGYAEEAIRVFHEMEGCGIRPDWITFVSLLYACSHAGLIEQGCNYFSTMKDVYDIEPTVEHYGCMVDLYGRAGYLQKAYDFVCQMPITPNAIIWRTLLGACGIHGNVELAEQVKARLFDLEPDDSSDNVLLSNIYAVAGKWKDVATVRQSMTDQKIKKTPGWSMIEVDRTMYRFVAGEKTNKTTAEAYEKLKEIIKRLRLEGGYVPEVASVLHDVDEEEKEDSVSKHSEKLAVAFGISRLCKGRVIRIVKNLRICRDCHTVMKLISKVYGLKLVVRDRSRFHSFDDGACSCKDYW, from the coding sequence ATGAACAACGCACCCCACCACTGCCTCTCTTTGTTAACCAGCTGCAAAACTCTCAAAATCCTCAAACAAATCCACGCTTCTCTCGTCAAAACCGGCCACCACTCCGACCCTTTTTTCGCCGGAAAGCTAATTCTCCATAGCGCAGTAACGGTTCCCGGTGCTCTCCACTACGCTCGCCGTTTCTTCCTTAACTTCCCAATCCCGGATGTCTTCATGTATAACACGCTTATTCGAGGGTTCTCGGAATCGGGTATCCCTCAGAATTCAATATTTACTTTCATAGATATGTGTGGGAAATCATTGGTTCCTCCTGATAGCTTCTCTTTCGCGTTTGTTCTTAAGGCGGCGGCAAATCACGGGTCGTTGAGAACTGGGATTCAGCTTCATTGTCAAGCTCTGATTCATGGTTTCGAAACCCATTTGTTTGTTGGTACGACCTTGATTAGCATGTATGGAGAATGCGGCTCTGTTTATTTTGCGAAGAAAGTGTTTGACCAAATGCGTGAACCAAATGTTGTAGCTTGGAATGCTGTTATCACGGCTTGTTTTAGGTGTGGTGATGTAAAGGGTGCACGAAAAATGTTTGATATGATGCCTTTTAAGAATTCGACTTCATCGAATGTAATTCTTGCAGGGTATGCGAAAGCTGGGGAGATGGAGATTGCCAGGAAAGTGTTTTGGGATATGAAAGTGAAGGATGATGTTTCTTGGAGTACTATGATTGCCGGATTAGCGCATAATGGGTTCTTTGATGAGGCTTTTGCGTACTTTAGGGAGTTGCGAATGATAGGGTTGAGACCGAATGAGGTTAGCTTGACTGGGGTGCTCTCAGGCTGCGCACAAGTTGGGGCATCTGAGTTTGGTAAAATCTTACATGGATTTATTGAGAAATCTGGGTTTAATTGGATTCCTACCGTGAACAATGCACTTGTGGATATGTATGCAAGGTGTGGGAATGTAGGGATGGCTCGATTAGTTTTTCGGAGTATGCTACATAAAAGTGTTGTTTCTTGGACATCAATGATAGAGGGGCTTGCAATGCACGGTTATGCGGAAGAGGCGATACGGGTTTTCCATGAGATGGAAGGATGCGGAATTAGGCCAGATTGGATTACCTTTGTTTCACTCCTATACGCTTGTAGTCATGCCGGGTTGATTGAACAAGGATGTAACTATTTTTCTACGATGAAGGATGTGTATGATATCGAACCTACAGTTGAGCACTATGGCTGCATGGTTGATTTGTATGGTCGAGCTGGTTACCTGCAGAAGGCTTATGACTTTGTATGTCAAATGCCAATAACGCCTAATGCTATAATTTGGCGAACTCTTCTTGGTGCTTGCGGCATTCATGGGAATGTTGAGTTGGCAGAGCAAGTAAAGGCGAGACTTTTTGATCTAGAACCTGATGATTCGAGTGATAATGTGCTGCTGTCAAATATTTATGCAGTTGCAGGGAAATGGAAGGATGTCGCCACTGTGAGGCAGTCAATGACAGATCAGAAGATTAAGAAAACACCTGGTTGGAGTATGATCGAAGTTGACAGGACAATGTATAGGTTTGTGGCAGGGGAAAAAACGAATAAGACTACAGCAGAGGCTTACGAGAAGCTTAAGGAGATAATTAAAAGGCTTAGGCTTGAGGGAGGTTATGTTCCTGAAGTTGCAAGTGTGTTGCACGATGTAGATGAGGAAGAAAAGGAAGATTCGGTATCCAAACACAGCGAGAAGCTTGCTGTAGCTTTCGGGATCTCAAGGCTTTGTAAGGGGAGGGTTATAAGAATAGTAAAGAATCTGAGAATATGCAGAGATTGTCATACTGTTATGAAGTTGATCTCTAAGGTTTATGGATTAAAACTTGTTGTCAGAGATCGAAGTCGGTTTCACTCATTCGATGATGGCGCTTGTTCTTGCAAAGATTACTGGTGA
- the LOC107886141 gene encoding pentatricopeptide repeat-containing protein At1g74630 isoform X2, whose amino-acid sequence MSSCITRLFEGSRNRAAANHGSLRTGIQLHCQALIHGFETHLFVGTTLISMYGECGSVYFAKKVFDQMREPNVVAWNAVITACFRCGDVKGARKMFDMMPFKNSTSSNVILAGYAKAGEMEIARKVFWDMKVKDDVSWSTMIAGLAHNGFFDEAFAYFRELRMIGLRPNEVSLTGVLSGCAQVGASEFGKILHGFIEKSGFNWIPTVNNALVDMYARCGNVGMARLVFRSMLHKSVVSWTSMIEGLAMHGYAEEAIRVFHEMEGCGIRPDWITFVSLLYACSHAGLIEQGCNYFSTMKDVYDIEPTVEHYGCMVDLYGRAGYLQKAYDFVCQMPITPNAIIWRTLLGACGIHGNVELAEQVKARLFDLEPDDSSDNVLLSNIYAVAGKWKDVATVRQSMTDQKIKKTPGWSMIEVDRTMYRFVAGEKTNKTTAEAYEKLKEIIKRLRLEGGYVPEVASVLHDVDEEEKEDSVSKHSEKLAVAFGISRLCKGRVIRIVKNLRICRDCHTVMKLISKVYGLKLVVRDRSRFHSFDDGACSCKDYW is encoded by the exons ATGTCTTCATGTATAACACGCTTATTCGAGGGTTCTCGGAATCGG GCGGCGGCAAATCACGGGTCGTTGAGAACTGGGATTCAGCTTCATTGTCAAGCTCTGATTCATGGTTTCGAAACCCATTTGTTTGTTGGTACGACCTTGATTAGCATGTATGGAGAATGCGGCTCTGTTTATTTTGCGAAGAAAGTGTTTGACCAAATGCGTGAACCAAATGTTGTAGCTTGGAATGCTGTTATCACGGCTTGTTTTAGGTGTGGTGATGTAAAGGGTGCACGAAAAATGTTTGATATGATGCCTTTTAAGAATTCGACTTCATCGAATGTAATTCTTGCAGGGTATGCGAAAGCTGGGGAGATGGAGATTGCCAGGAAAGTGTTTTGGGATATGAAAGTGAAGGATGATGTTTCTTGGAGTACTATGATTGCCGGATTAGCGCATAATGGGTTCTTTGATGAGGCTTTTGCGTACTTTAGGGAGTTGCGAATGATAGGGTTGAGACCGAATGAGGTTAGCTTGACTGGGGTGCTCTCAGGCTGCGCACAAGTTGGGGCATCTGAGTTTGGTAAAATCTTACATGGATTTATTGAGAAATCTGGGTTTAATTGGATTCCTACCGTGAACAATGCACTTGTGGATATGTATGCAAGGTGTGGGAATGTAGGGATGGCTCGATTAGTTTTTCGGAGTATGCTACATAAAAGTGTTGTTTCTTGGACATCAATGATAGAGGGGCTTGCAATGCACGGTTATGCGGAAGAGGCGATACGGGTTTTCCATGAGATGGAAGGATGCGGAATTAGGCCAGATTGGATTACCTTTGTTTCACTCCTATACGCTTGTAGTCATGCCGGGTTGATTGAACAAGGATGTAACTATTTTTCTACGATGAAGGATGTGTATGATATCGAACCTACAGTTGAGCACTATGGCTGCATGGTTGATTTGTATGGTCGAGCTGGTTACCTGCAGAAGGCTTATGACTTTGTATGTCAAATGCCAATAACGCCTAATGCTATAATTTGGCGAACTCTTCTTGGTGCTTGCGGCATTCATGGGAATGTTGAGTTGGCAGAGCAAGTAAAGGCGAGACTTTTTGATCTAGAACCTGATGATTCGAGTGATAATGTGCTGCTGTCAAATATTTATGCAGTTGCAGGGAAATGGAAGGATGTCGCCACTGTGAGGCAGTCAATGACAGATCAGAAGATTAAGAAAACACCTGGTTGGAGTATGATCGAAGTTGACAGGACAATGTATAGGTTTGTGGCAGGGGAAAAAACGAATAAGACTACAGCAGAGGCTTACGAGAAGCTTAAGGAGATAATTAAAAGGCTTAGGCTTGAGGGAGGTTATGTTCCTGAAGTTGCAAGTGTGTTGCACGATGTAGATGAGGAAGAAAAGGAAGATTCGGTATCCAAACACAGCGAGAAGCTTGCTGTAGCTTTCGGGATCTCAAGGCTTTGTAAGGGGAGGGTTATAAGAATAGTAAAGAATCTGAGAATATGCAGAGATTGTCATACTGTTATGAAGTTGATCTCTAAGGTTTATGGATTAAAACTTGTTGTCAGAGATCGAAGTCGGTTTCACTCATTCGATGATGGCGCTTGTTCTTGCAAAGATTACTGGTGA
- the LOC107886142 gene encoding protein EMBRYO DEFECTIVE 514 codes for MADKEPSPEPAEANSPSEDMDLENLDSSAQNPNAGDDANGDSKSKRGREEDGEEAEDVSKKQKLEKSVEEERLEKKSDESPESGRVRLGPKEFGSSSEMLDYFCYLLHHWGTQLNFNKYEHMVLLDLLKKGHLEPERKIGGGVKAFQIRIHPQWKSKCFFVIRDDETMDDFSFRKCIDHILPLPEDLKGKSDSNRASGGGGGWRGRGGKGGGRGRGKGGKSRN; via the exons ATGGCGGATAAAGAGCCGTCGCCGGAGCCCGCCGAGGCCAACTCACCATCTGAAGACATGGATCTCGAAAACCTTGACTCCTCCGCCCAAAACCCTAATGCCGGGGACGACGCCAACGGTGACTCCAAATCGAAGCGCGGGAGAGAGGAAGACGGCGAAGAAGCCGAAGACGTTTCCAAAAAGCAGAAACTGGAGAAGTCCGTAGAGGAAGAAAGGCTGGAGAAGAAGTCAGATGAGTCACCAGAGTCGGGTCGTGTACGGCTCGGTCCGAAGGAGTTCGGGTCGTCTTCGGAGATGTTGGATTACTTTTGCTATTTGCTTCATCATTGGGGTACTCAACTGAACTTTAACAAG TATGAACATATGGTATTGCTGGATTTGCTTAAAAAAGGTCATCTAGAGCCTGAGAGAAAGATTGGTGGAGGGGTCAAAGCTTTCCAAATCCGTATTCATCCACAGTGGAAGAGTAAATGTTTCTTTGTGATTAGGGATGATGAAACTATGGATGACTTTAGCTTCCGGAAGTGTATTGATCATATACTTCCCCTACCTGAAGATTTGAAGGGAAAAAGCGATTCAAACAGGGCATCGGGTGGCGGTGGCGGTTGGAGAGGACGTGGTGGGAAAGGAGGTGGACGAGGCCGTGGAAAAGGTGGTAAGTCAAGAAACTGA